TTACGGATAGGCATGGCAACCTCACTTGATTAAACAGTTACAAGATGTCAAAACAGTCAAAAAGCCTCACTTCAAAACCCTGCTCTCAGACCAAGGAGCACGTTGTGATTATCGATAGTGTACTTCTTGTGCTCTGCAAGCTCAGGATCGTTGGCGACAAGATAGCGATACTGCACCTCAAGGGTTACGAGGGGCGCAACATCAAACCCGGCTCCGGCACCAATCTGCCAGGCAAAGACCATGTCATCGACATTGCCGCCAATGCCATCATCCTCTTTCACATTGGCCAAGCCAACTCCCGCAGAGATAAAGGGTTTGAGCGGAGCAACAGGCAAATCCAGATCAAAAGAGAGATTGCCCATGTATGTTGTCATCACCAGAGAGCGGAGACTCTTTGAAACTCCACTGTTCTGTCTACCCAATTCCGCTTCAATGCGATAGGGGCCATTATCAAGCCCAACCGCACCCGCAAGCATATACCCTGTGTCATAAGAGAGTGGTGTGATTTCAGAATCAGAGAGCATGGATACAGCAAAGCGACCGCTCAGATAAGGTTTCGCCGCAAAAGCAGATGAAACTGAAGATGACAGCGCTACAAACCCGGCCAAAAGAGCTACTGCTGCTTTTTTCATAACGGACTCTCTTTTTTTCTTTTTCCGGAAAGATAATCGTCTCTTTTTAACTCATATTAACAAAATAACACTTTACTCCAACTCGACCAAGCCGGAGGCGTTCCTCATTCCTGCCACCCATTCTTTCAGCACGGGTAAGGATGCCTGGTAACCCGCCTCAATGAGATCAGGAATCTGGTCGAAATCGATGAGATTGAATTTCGACAGATTTGGCGAAATAGATAAATCTGC
The DNA window shown above is from Pelodictyon phaeoclathratiforme BU-1 and carries:
- a CDS encoding outer membrane protein; translation: MKKAAVALLAGFVALSSSVSSAFAAKPYLSGRFAVSMLSDSEITPLSYDTGYMLAGAVGLDNGPYRIEAELGRQNSGVSKSLRSLVMTTYMGNLSFDLDLPVAPLKPFISAGVGLANVKEDDGIGGNVDDMVFAWQIGAGAGFDVAPLVTLEVQYRYLVANDPELAEHKKYTIDNHNVLLGLRAGF